One stretch of Malus domestica chromosome 14, GDT2T_hap1 DNA includes these proteins:
- the LOC103454100 gene encoding uncharacterized protein: protein MSRPWVLVCLLLLIVFTSQFEWKQYGNDEPSPSTSKKQQYISEREEAVKEKIILSQEKNIQKLNELVRSLREQLLQCRGENEIVNSTSAPLTELLSELERHPLLED, encoded by the exons ATGTCCAGACCATGGGTGTTGGTTTGTCTGCTCCTGTTAATTGTGTTTACATCACAGTTTGAATGGAAGCAATATGGGAATGATGAACCAAGTCCAAGTACCTCCAAGAAACAACAATATATATCTGAAAGGGAAGAAGCCGTGAAAGAAAAA ATTATCCTCTCCCAAgagaaaaatatacaaaaacttAATGAGCTTGTGCGGAGTCTTCGAGAACAATTGCTACAATGTAGAGGTGAAAATGAGATTGTCAATAGCACTTCAGCTCCTTTGACTGAACTTCTTTCTGAACTGGAAAGGCATCCACTTTTGGAGGATTAA
- the LOC103454101 gene encoding protein GL2-INTERACTING REPRESSOR 1: protein MSRRNGGGPKLDLKLNLSPPRANQQLAESPRRSATVSPTSPPSSCVSLELNQDDNFSPETTSMVLVGCPRCLMYVMLSEDDPKCPKCKSTVLLDFLHDTTTTTPPTSRTRRS from the coding sequence ATGAGTAGGCGAAACGGAGGCGGTCCGAAGCTTGACCTAAAGCTGAACTTGTCACCACCGAGGGCTAATCAGCAACTGGCAGAGTCACCACGAAGATCGGCAACTGTTTCACCTACGTCACCGCCAAGCTCATGTGTGTCGTTGGAGCTGAATCAGGACGACAATTTCAGCCCGGAGACCACTTCCATGGTGTTAGTCGGATGCCCTAGGTGCCTCATGTATGTGATGCTCTCGGAGGACGACCCTAAATGCCCTAAATGCAAGAGCACTGTTTTGCTAGACTTTCTTCATGacacaaccaccaccaccccccCAACCTCAAGGACAAGGAGGAGCTAA